GGCACCGCCGCTATTGCCTCCGGGAGGGGGTGTCGCGAGCGACGTGAGTGGACAGTTTATATTGGACCTCACGCTCGCATGTATCCGTCTGTCCGACACCTGCTCACGCGGGCGGACGCCTCAGGAGCGACGCTTCGTCGTCTGTCGGAATCCGTCTCATCCTCGTTCGCACGCGACTCGGGGTCTCTAACAGCTTCCGCGTGACACAGACTGAGCTGGTGAAGCATTGGCCTCCGGGGTGACGACCCGGACCCGTGTCTCGGTCCCGCGTACGTCGGTGAGTGCAACGACTACTCTCGAAACGGCCTCGAACGGCCCTCGTGGCCAGTCCGCTCACGGGCCGTGACGGTGCATCATCTCGTCCCTCGGTCCGACCTCGGCCGGCCGGTCTCACCGACCCGGCCACGCCTCGCGTTCGGCGTGCGGTGTCGGCGCGCGAACCGTCACGTGGCCCGAGAGGTGACCTCGACCGCTGCTGACACGGTCACCGGTCCCGACTCGAACACCGTTCGGCCGCTCCTGCCGGGCGATTCGGCCAGCGCTCCGACGGCGAGGCCGAGCAGCCGCGTTCGCAGGCTGCAGACCGAGATGGCCGACATACTGTTAAGACCGGGGACGGAATGGGAGACGGGATGAGCGAAGACAGAGACGTCACCGCGAAACCGTTCGAGTGTGAACTGTGTGGGGACCAGTTCGAAACCCGTGAGGAACTCGAAGACCACGTCTGGGAGTATCACGAGATGGACGGGGACATCACGACGTAGCCGACGTAGCCGGCTCTCGAGCGGGAGTGTGAGACGCGAGGGGGTCCGGTCAGTCGCTCGCCGCGACCTCGACTGCGACCTCGTTACGCCGCAGGAACGGCAGCGTCCACGGCGCGTCGTAGCCGAGGAAGAACGGTTCGGTGGTGACGGCCACGTCCGCGGATTCGAGGCCGGCCAGCAGTCGGGCCGCCTCGCGCTGGATTCGACGGTCGCTCGGCACCCACGAGAACCGACGGACCGCCAGGGTCCGTTCGGGGACGGCCCTCAGTTCAAGCGTCGGGTCGGTCGGGGTGGGTGCGGTGTCGATGTCGTACGCCGTCGGGAGGAAGAACGCCATCCTGACGTCGGCCCCGTCGGCTCCCCCCTCGTCAGCCTCGGTCGTGAGCGCCGCCGGGTGGATGCCGACCTCGACCGGTGCGGTCATGGGAATCGACGTTCCTCCGCGGGTCACCTCCACCGGAGCCGTCATTTCGACCGCGGTCTCGCCTTCGTTCGCACCGGTGATGTATCGGTAGAGCCGGCGGAACGCCACGTTCTCGCTCGGTGCGACGGTCTCGACGACCACCGCCGACGGATAGCGCCGGAGTTCGACGTCGCCGACCCGAGCAACGACGGTGTAGGGGACCTCGTCGGTCGTCTGTCGCTGGTAGACCGTCCACGCGCCGGCCGCAGCCGCGAGACTGCCGAGCGCGACGAGGGCCGCAGTAACCCTTCGAACCATACCGCCAGTACTCCGGGTGCGATATTAACAGGTGCGCCGCGAGGGGACGAATCCCCGATGCGTCTCCGGGCGCTCGAGGCGACTGGGCTTCCCGCTTCACGACGGGGCTTCGTCTCCCGCGACGGGCGCGGTGTGACGGCGTCACCCTCCGGACGGTGACGACTGCTCACTCCGGTGTGAAGTCGCGGGACTGTCCTTCG
This is a stretch of genomic DNA from Salinigranum halophilum. It encodes these proteins:
- a CDS encoding SOUL family heme-binding protein codes for the protein MVRRVTAALVALGSLAAAAGAWTVYQRQTTDEVPYTVVARVGDVELRRYPSAVVVETVAPSENVAFRRLYRYITGANEGETAVEMTAPVEVTRGGTSIPMTAPVEVGIHPAALTTEADEGGADGADVRMAFFLPTAYDIDTAPTPTDPTLELRAVPERTLAVRRFSWVPSDRRIQREAARLLAGLESADVAVTTEPFFLGYDAPWTLPFLRRNEVAVEVAASD